From Juglans regia cultivar Chandler chromosome 6, Walnut 2.0, whole genome shotgun sequence, the proteins below share one genomic window:
- the LOC108979068 gene encoding H/ACA ribonucleoprotein complex subunit 2-like protein: protein MGSDSEAEKTQQKEKERKKLLAIAPIAKPLAGKKLSKRTLKLVRRAAEHKCLKRGVKEVVKSIRRGQKGLCVIAGNISPIDVITHVPILCEEAEIPYVYVHSKEDLANAGATKRPTCCVLVQTKPNKGELSPEEQEKLKADYNQVAADVSELTSSLF from the exons ATGGGAAGCGATAGCGAAGCAGAGAAGACACagcagaaggagaaggagaggaagaagCTGCTAGCCATCGCCCCCATCGCCAAACCCCTCGCTGGCAAGAAGCTCTCCAAGCGCACCCTCAAACTCGTCCGCAGAG CTGCTGAACACAAATGCCTGAAGAGAGGAGTAAAAGAAGTGGTTAAAAGTATAAGGCGTGGTCAGAAAGG ATTGTGTGTTATAGCTGGGAACATATCTCCTATTGATGTGATTACTCACGTTCCAATCTTATGCGAAGAGGCTGAAATTCCCTATGTTTATGTCCACTCAAAAGAA GACCTGGCAAATGCAGGGGCGACTAAGAGGCCAACATGCTGTGTTCTGGTGCAAACCAAGCCTAACAAGGGAGAATTAAGTCCGGAGGAACAGGAAAAACTAAAAGCAGATTATAACCAGGTTGCAGCGGATGTGTCTGAACTTACATCATCTCTGTTCTGA